The following DNA comes from bacterium.
CATAATCGCGGACTCGACAGAACCGCGGTCCGACAGGGAGAACCCGAAACCGCCATCCCATGTGATGGCCGCGACTCACCGCAAATCGCACAAAGGACCCGAGTCACGACTGGCAATCCACAGTTCACGTTCCTCCCTTCCCTCTGCAGCTTACTCCCTTGCGCTTCTCTCTTCATCAACCGTCCTTCCTGCTTTTCTCTCTGGCGCTCGGTCCCAACTGAAAGAGAATACGCTGAGATGACAAGACCACTGACTGGCGATACCGTTACGAGTGCTCCGGCCAATCACTGGGATCTGGTGATCCGCCCTCACCGTAACTGGCTCGACCTCAAACTCGGAGAACTCTGGCGCTACCGCGACCTCGTCATGCTCTTCGTCCGCCGCGACTTCGTGTCGCAGTACAAGCAGACCATCCTCGGCCCGCTCTGGTATCTGATTCAGCCACTACTGACGACCATTACCTTCACCGTGGTCTTCGGCAACATAGCCAAGCTTCCTACCGACGGCCTGCCGCAATTCCTGTTCTACATGGCCGGGACCACCGTCTGGACCTACTTCGCAACCTGCCTGACCAAGACCTCCGAAACCTTTGTCCAGAACTCGCAACTCTTCGGCAAAGTGTATTTCCCCCGCCTTGCCGTCCCGGTCTCAATCCTCATTTCCAACCTCATCGCCTTCGCCATCCAGTTCGTCTTCTTTCTTGCCTTCATGGGCTACTTCGCGCTGAAAGGTTCGCACATTCACCCCAACTGGTGGATCCTGGCTACTCCGCTCTTCGTGCTGATGATGGCGGGCCTCGGCCTCGGCTTCGGCATCATCGTTTCGGCCCTGACCACCAGGTACCGGGACCTCCGTTTTCTGGTCCAGTTCGGTGTCCAGCTCCTGATGTACGCTACCCCGGTCGTGTACTCGATTTCGTCCGTCCCCGCCCGTTTTCGGCCGCTCATCAAGGCGAACCCCATGACCTCGGTCATTGAGGCGTTCCGCTACGCTTTCCTTGGCGGCGGCACCCCCAGCATCGGCCTGTTGGCCTACAGCTTCGCCTTCATGATTGTCATTGTGGCCCTTGGCGCTATCATCTTCAACCATGTCGAAGCGACATTCATGGATACAGTATGAGGGCTAGACAAAGGTCAAGGTTTAGGTTGAGGTTAGGCATGAGACCAACGCCAAGGATTGGGTTAAGGCTAGGGCTAAGGCACAGATGAAGAACCTCAGACCGGAATCTCGACCTTCACCTGAACCTCAACCTGGCGCGAAGCCTCGCTTCGCGTCTTTCCGCAACATGCCTGTTTGGCAATCGACTATGGCCGTCGCCGAGCAGGTCTTCTCGTTAACCGACAAGCTACCCCGCAAAGAAGACTACGGTTTCACTTCGCAGGTCCGTCGCGCTGCGCTCAGCATTTCGGACAATATCGCCGAAGCCTTCGGCCGCTCGCACACTCTCGACAAAGCGAACTTCTACCTTATGGCTCGTGGCTCGCTAACTGAAACGCAGAGCCACCTGGAGTACGGCGAGCGAGTAGGCTACCCGGCCGCGTGCGATGTTGCGGCGCTATCCGACAGACTCGACCAAGTCCATGCCGAGATCAATCGAGTGATCTCGCCCCTCAGGAAATCCTCCAGATGAGCGTCCCCTTCTCAACCTCAACCTGTCCTGCTACCTTGGTCTCAACCTCTCGCTCCGCTCCTCTCTTGGTCTCAACCCTGGCCTCAGCCTTAACCTCTTTTCTTTCAACCTCAGCCTCAGCCTGTTCTGTTCTCTCACCCTCAACCTCGGCCTGGATGACCCCGGCTGCGATATCTGCCACGGAAGCTCACCTGGGAATTGCGCCGGAGGTAACTCCGGCCGCAACCGCCGGGGCAAACCGAGGAGCAGACTCCGGAGCAACGAGCGGACTAGCCTCCGGGCTAACTCGACCGGCTGGCTCCCCGGTTACGAGGGAAGTTCACCCGCAGATGAGTCCTGAAATTGCCCCGGGGTCTTCGGGTGGAACAACGGCCGAGATTGCATCGGGAACGACATACGAAGCAACGCTGCCCGCAACTCCGAGAATCTCCCTCCAGGCTATACGTAAATCTATCCCTCAACCCATCCGAGGGGCAATCCCCCGGGTGGGGGTGTCATTTCCCAGCCTCAAGCCTAACGCCTCACGCCTCAAGCAGTTAGGCCGGAAAGACGGTTCGGACCAATGATACCAATCTGTCTCATTGCGGTTGGCCGCCGCATCTCAGGCCTAGCCTCAGCCTTAACCTCCCTCCTGCCCGTGACCTCAACCTTGACCTTCTCTTTCTCAACCCTGACCTTAACCTCAACCTACGATGTCTGACACTGTCATCTCGGTCGAGCGCCTTTCCAAGGTCTATCGCCTCGGCCAAGTCGGCACCGGGACGCTGACCAACGACCTGAAGGTCTGGTGGGCGAAGGCACGAGGCAAGCCCAATCCGTTGCTGAGGATTGGCCAGACAGACCACGGCAACCGCGATGGCGAGACAATTTGGGCGCTCAAGGACGTGAACTTCGAGGTCAAGCAGGGCGAAGTCCTGGGCATCATTGGCCGCAACGGCGCTGGGAAAAGCACCCTGCTCAAGATACTCTCTCAGGTCACCGCTCCCACGCAGGGATGCGCCAGGGTCAAGGGCCGGGTGGCGAGCCTTTTGGAGGTGGGTACCGGCTTTCATCCTGAGCTGACCGGAAGGGAGAACACCTATCTGAATGGGGCCATCCTTGGGATGACGAAGGCCGAAACCGGCCGCAAACTCGACGAAATCGTCGCCTTCGCCGAGACCGAGAAGTTCATGGATACGCCGGTCAAGCGCTACTCTAGCGGCATGCTTGTGCGCCTGGCCTTTGCCGTCGCAGCCCATCTCGAACCGGAGGTCCTGCTCGTGGATGAGGTGCTCGCCGTTGGAGACGCAGCGTTTCAAAAGAAGTGCCTGGGGAAGATGGGCGATGTGGCCAAAGGTGGCCGGACGGTCTTGTTCGTGAGCCACAACATGGTGGCGGTACAGAGCCTTTGCGGGGACGCGGTGTGGTTGGATCGTGGTTCGATCACTCGGAGGGGCAGATGCAGTCAAGTTGTCGCGGAATACCTGCAGTCCTCCGCCGGGTCGGGTTCATCCGAGCAGATCTGGGATGACCCTGCGACCGCGCCAGGCAACGAGGCTGTTCGACTGCGGCGAGTCGGCGTGTGCCTGGAGCGAGACCTGGCATCGGGCCTCATCACGATGGCGAGCCCGTTTCGAATAGAAGTGGACTGGTGGAACCGCGTGAAAGATGCGCGGCTGACCGTCGCGTTGCACGTCATCGATGAACAGGGGGCTACGGCCTTCACGACGGGCAGTTCACTTGACCCACAGTGGCGCGACCGGCCGCTGTCGGTCGGCCTTTATCGGAGCACGGGGTACTTCCCCGGCAATCTGTTCAACAGCGGCAGGTATCGCGTCTTGCTTCTGGTCGTCAGAAACCTCAGCACCATCATCTATCGTCACGACGACGCCCTCTCCTTCGACGTCGTCGATCTGACCGAGAGAACGGAAGGGTGGCTTGGCCGGGAGCCGGGTGTGCTCCAACCTCTGTTGAGGTGGACAACGGAATACGTGGCCGAGGAGTCCCCTTCGGCCGACGCCGTCGACGCCCTAGGAGTCGACAGAGAGATACCATGCCCTCAGCCGAAGTGACTGGCCACATGCGCCGTGATTCTGCCAAGCGATGAAGACGATGGACTCGGATTTGGACTTCTACTGCTACCTGAAAGCCAATCTGCCCAGGGGCTACGCGATTGTCGCCGAGCCATCGGCCGAGTATTACTCAGAGTGGCGATTTTCCTACAGAGTACTGGAAGGAACTCGACAACTCTGGAACATCGGCGGCGACTTCCGGACCTTGCGAAAAGGGACGCTGGTTCGCAGGGCCAGGAGTATCCTCAAGCGGACGGGGAGCAGACATGATAATTGGTACTAAACTGCCTCCGGAGCACACCGACGTTACATACTTCAACCTGGGCAGGTCAGCGTTCGCCTATTTAGTCGGCTTTGTCGCTAGGCCCAAAAAGGTCTACCTGCCAACGTTCACCTGCTGGTCGCTGGTTTCGACCATGGTCAGGAGGTTTCCCAAGATAGAGATGGCCTTCTACACCGTGCGGAAGGATCTGACGCCCGAGTATCCCGTCGGCATAGAGAAGGACGAACTACTTGTGTTCATCCATTACTTTGGACAGGAAAACCGTTCGGTCCTGCCACCATCAAGTGGTTGCATTCTGGAGGATGTCTCGCACGCTCTGGCCTCCAAGATCGCGTTTCGCGGCGACTATGTCTTCGGCAGCCTACGGAAGATGCTGAAGGTGGGTGACGGCGGCTTCATTCAGGCATACCACAATCCGATTTACGAACCGAGCTCCAAGTTGGATACGTGGCTCAGGTATGAAGCCGCGGACTGGCGCGACATGCGAGAGGCAGAGAACATGATCGACCGAAAATGGGAAATGGCCGATATCTCAAGCCAGTCGTTGGCCGTGGCCTTGACCAGCAACCTGGATCTCGTGCGGCTGAAGAGGCAAAGGAACGAGAGGTTGTTGACGGAGAGTCTGCACGTGGGCAGACCGCTGCTGGCATACCGGGACCATGAGGGGCCGTTGCTCCACAACCGCGTATTCGATTCCAAAGAAGAGCGGGATTCACTGAGGGCATTTCTGGCAGGCAAGGGTGTGTTCACCTCGATTCATTGGCCGACGCATGAACGAGTGAAAGAAAGCCGCGCGAACATTGATGATACGCTCTGGATAGCAGACCATATCCTATGTTTTCCCGTTTCTCAGTATTACGGTGCCAATGACATGGAGTACGTTGCGACGTGCGTAGAGGAGTGGCATAGGCGCGGCTAGGTTGGAGCAGATCGGATGAGACTCGCTATCATGCAACCCTACCTCTTCCCGTACATCGGGTACTTCCAGTTGATCAACGCGGTCGACAAGTTCGTCGTCTGCGATGACGTTTCATTCATCAAGCAGGGGTGGATTAACCGCAACCGCATTCTCTTTCGCGGCCGGGACTATATGTTCTCAGTGCCGTTGGCGGATGCCAGCAGCCACAGGAAGATAAAGGACACGATCATCCACCACGAGCAACACGTCGCGTTCAAGGAGAATCTGCCGAAGACGCTGCATCAGGCGTATGGGAAGGCGCCTTTCAACGGGGTCGTCCGTGAATTGGTGCTGCGAGTGCTCGACAGTGAGGGTGTGTCGATAAGCCGCTTGGCGGTCAACAGCCTCAAGTCGGTCTGTAGTTACTTGGGCTTGCAGACGCCATTTGTAGATACATCAGCGGTCTACCAGAACGACCATTTGCGCGCGCAGGACAGAGTGCTGGATATCTGCAGAAGGGAAGGCGCCAGCGCCTATGTCAACGCGCCGGGTGGGACCAAGCTCTACCAGAAGGATGTCTTTGCAAACAGAGGCATAGAGTTGCTCTTCCTGCAGCCGAAGCCAATCAGTTACCGGCAATACGACAATGAGTTCGTGCCCTGGTTGTCCATCATCGATGTGCTGATGTTCAATTCTGTGGAAAAAGTCAAGTTGATGCTTCGTGAGTATGACCTGCAGTAA
Coding sequences within:
- a CDS encoding WbqC family protein — protein: MRLAIMQPYLFPYIGYFQLINAVDKFVVCDDVSFIKQGWINRNRILFRGRDYMFSVPLADASSHRKIKDTIIHHEQHVAFKENLPKTLHQAYGKAPFNGVVRELVLRVLDSEGVSISRLAVNSLKSVCSYLGLQTPFVDTSAVYQNDHLRAQDRVLDICRREGASAYVNAPGGTKLYQKDVFANRGIELLFLQPKPISYRQYDNEFVPWLSIIDVLMFNSVEKVKLMLREYDLQ
- a CDS encoding four helix bundle protein; its protein translation is MPVWQSTMAVAEQVFSLTDKLPRKEDYGFTSQVRRAALSISDNIAEAFGRSHTLDKANFYLMARGSLTETQSHLEYGERVGYPAACDVAALSDRLDQVHAEINRVISPLRKSSR
- a CDS encoding polysaccharide ABC transporter ATP-binding protein; the encoded protein is MSDTVISVERLSKVYRLGQVGTGTLTNDLKVWWAKARGKPNPLLRIGQTDHGNRDGETIWALKDVNFEVKQGEVLGIIGRNGAGKSTLLKILSQVTAPTQGCARVKGRVASLLEVGTGFHPELTGRENTYLNGAILGMTKAETGRKLDEIVAFAETEKFMDTPVKRYSSGMLVRLAFAVAAHLEPEVLLVDEVLAVGDAAFQKKCLGKMGDVAKGGRTVLFVSHNMVAVQSLCGDAVWLDRGSITRRGRCSQVVAEYLQSSAGSGSSEQIWDDPATAPGNEAVRLRRVGVCLERDLASGLITMASPFRIEVDWWNRVKDARLTVALHVIDEQGATAFTTGSSLDPQWRDRPLSVGLYRSTGYFPGNLFNSGRYRVLLLVVRNLSTIIYRHDDALSFDVVDLTERTEGWLGREPGVLQPLLRWTTEYVAEESPSADAVDALGVDREIPCPQPK
- a CDS encoding ABC transporter permease; this translates as MTRPLTGDTVTSAPANHWDLVIRPHRNWLDLKLGELWRYRDLVMLFVRRDFVSQYKQTILGPLWYLIQPLLTTITFTVVFGNIAKLPTDGLPQFLFYMAGTTVWTYFATCLTKTSETFVQNSQLFGKVYFPRLAVPVSILISNLIAFAIQFVFFLAFMGYFALKGSHIHPNWWILATPLFVLMMAGLGLGFGIIVSALTTRYRDLRFLVQFGVQLLMYATPVVYSISSVPARFRPLIKANPMTSVIEAFRYAFLGGGTPSIGLLAYSFAFMIVIVALGAIIFNHVEATFMDTV